In Orenia marismortui DSM 5156, the sequence CATATAAGAAGGAGACATATTCCCTATGAATAAAAAATTAAAATTTTATAAAAATGGCTTTATAGTTAAAAGAGTAGATGGAAGTTATGGTAGAAAATTCGGTAATTATTTAGGGATAGAAGGTGATGTATGGCCATTATATAAAGATATTCAATTAATTGAACAAAGCAAATTAAAATATTTATGTGATTTTATTGATGAAAATGTTTTAAAATCCTATTTTGATAATAGTAGGGTAGATGTATGTTCCAATATTCAATTTTTAAATGAATATGTTTCTACATGTAATAAATTAGATTTTAATATAGAAATTTTATTATGTGAAACTTTAAGAAAAAAACCATATATTAATATTGAGGAGTACGTGATTGATAATCAGTTTGAATTTTTAGGTTATGATTATGGTTATCCGGGAGATAATTATTATTCGTGTGTTTATAATGACATAGGAAGAGTGTCAGAAATGGATAATATTAAACTAAATAAATATGGTTTATTTAATTCTGAGGAACAAGTTGTTAATTTNNNNNNNNNNNNNNNNNNNNNNNNNNNNNNNNNNNNNNNNNNNNNNNNNNNNNNNNNNNNNNNNNNNNNNNNNNNNNNNNNNNNNNNNNNNNNNNNNNNNGATGAAGTCTTAGGAGTCTATGGTGAGCAGAGTCAATATTTGCATAGTAATCACCTAGGTTCAATCACAGGTATTACTGGAATAGATGGAAGTGTGTTGGGTACACAGAGCTATACACCATATGGTATGGTGAGGAATACTACAGGTAACTTCCATACTAGACTAGGCTTTATAGGTCGTGAGCATGATACTACAGGACTGACTTACATAAGAGCTAGATACTATGATGCTAGTGTCGGTAGGTTTACGAGAGTGGATCCGGTGAGAGATGGATTGAATTGGTATGGGTATGCTGGTGGGAATCCAGTTAATTATTATGATCCTTATGGATTATTTTCTATGTCATGTCCAATCGTACAAAGTGCTCTAGAGCGACTGGCAATGACATGGGGGACAGCTTTTGCCGAACCAACTCCTATAGGAGAAGTTATAGCCATAGGTGTATCCGGTGGAATTATAGTTAAGGGTGCATGGGATATATATACTTATAATAAGGATAAAAGTGGTGAGGGTGAGGATAAGAATAAAGGTTATGACCCTGATAAAGGTGCATTAGACCAACTAGGAAAAGAATTAGAACATGATTATAAAAAGAAAGGAAAAGTAATTAGTAAAGAAGAGGCTGATATAATAGATGATTGGTGTGAAGAATATGATGTACCACAGCATCATGATTCTAATTATCCAAATAGTGGTGATCATTGGAAAGAAGGAAAAGATCATACTCATATAAGAAGGAGACATATTCCCTATGAATAAAAAATTAAAATTTTATAAAAATGGCTTTATAGTTAAAAGAGTAGATGGAAGTTATGGTAGAAAATTCGGTAATTATTTAGGGATAGAAGGTGATGTATGGCCATTATATAAAGATATTCAATTAATTGAACAAAGCAAATTAAAATATTTATGTGATTTTATTGATGAAAATGTTTTAAAATCCTATTTTGATAATAGTAGGGTAGATGTATGTTCCAATATTCAATTTTTAAATGAATATGTTTCTACATGTAATAAATTAGATTTTAATATAGAAATTTTATTATGTGAAACTTTAAGAAAAAAACCATATATTAATATTGAGGAGTACGTGATTGATAATCAGTTTGAATTTTTAGGTTATGATTATGGTTATCCGGGAGATAATTATTATTCGTGTGTTTATAATGACATAGGAAGAGTGTCAGAAATGGATAATATTAAACTAAATAAATATGGTTTATTTAATTCTGAGGAACAAGTTGTTAATTTTTATACATTAAGAGAAAGGTTAAAACAAAAAAATCCCCAAAATTTTGAATTGGGGGAACATGATACCGATTATATTGTATATAAAATTTCTAGATATGTAGGTGATTTGCCTATTCTATTGTAAAATCTAGTCAATCATTCTTTGTGTCAAATTAAAAATATAGATAATAAGGAACTAACTAAGTGAAAAAATAAAACTTAAAATATAGAATCCTACTCTAATTAGAGTAGGATTCTATATTTTAAATCGTCTAACAGGAGTTAGTATCCAGATGGAGAAAATATATCCTATAGTTATGATGCCATGGGTAATCGTACTAGAATGACTGACAGTTTAGGTACAACCAGCTATAATTATAATAAGCTAAATCAGTTAGTCTCGGCTGGTAGTATAAATTATAAATATGATGCTGAAGGAAAACTGATTCAGAAGACAGATGGAAGTGAAACTTTTGACTATCAGTATAATGCTTATGATAGACTAGCTCAAGTAACTAAGAATAACACAGAGATTGCTAGTTATGCTTATGATCCACTGGGAAGAAGAGCAAGTGTAACAGAGAATGGTCAGGCGACAAATTATCTCTGGGATGGAGATAGCTTACTTGCTACTTATGTGAGTGGTTCAATGGATAATCTATATGCTGTAGGAAGTGGAATAGATGAAGTCTTAGGAGTCTATGGTGAGCAGAGTCAATATTTGCATAGTAATCACCTAGGTTCTATCACAGGAATAACAGGAACAGATGGAAGTGTGCTGGGTATGAGAAGTTACACTCCTTATGGAATGATGAGAAATACTACAGGAACTTTTAATACTAACTTAGGATTCATAGGAAGAAGTCAAAGTAGCACAACAGGACTTACTTACATCAGAGCTAGATACTATGATGCTAGTGTGGGTAGATTTACGCGAGTTGACCCGATTAAGGATGGATTGAATTGGTATGGGTATAGTTATTCTAATCCTGTTATGTATGTTGATCCTTATGGATTGTGGAGTATTACAATAGAACTTTATGTTATTGTAGGAGGTGGAATAACAATTGCTCATGATGAAAATGGTAGTTATTTTGGAGGTAAGTTAGGACTAGGTTTAGGGGGAAAAGCAGGGAGTATTGATAATGAAACTCCAAGAGTGCCTGAACCGACTCCTTTAATTCAGTTAGATCCTACTAAAAGAAAAGATGCAAATGGAGACACTTTGAGCGAAATTTTTCCAGACACTTATGGAGATGATTCAGAATGTAGTTCTAAACAAGAATCTAATCTGCCAGACTTTAAATTAGGATATAGTTGGAATACAAATGGAGCATTTGGAATTGGAGGAGATTATGGAGTAGCTGGAGGGGTCTCTAATAATGGAACACAATTAGGGTTTTATACTAATAAAGGAGGGAATTTGTTTGTTGGAACTCCTGGAATTGGAGTAAATGGGTCATTTGAATTTGGATTTCAATTTTAAATTTCAATGCCTAGATTATTCATAAATTTAAAGGTACTAAGTTATTTTTATGGAATTAGAACAGGTTAAAAATTAAGATATAAACTAGGTTTTAGTTCTTATAAGTAAGTTGGTAATATAATTTTTTTGAATAATCTAGGATTAGTATTAAATTTTGAAATATGGGGGGGGGATGATTTTGATTTGTGATAATAAATTTAAGAGTAATTTAATTGTTCCTTTTTCAAATAGAATTATTGCTACATTAATTGATATTATTATTATTGTTGTTATTAGTTATTTCATCCAAATAATATTTTGGGATTTGTTAATTCATTTGGGAAGTTTGAAAAAATTAGTTGGAATAGGGGTGTTTTGCAGTTATTTTGGCATTATGGATAGTTATTTATGTAAAGGTCAAACAGTAGGGAAAATGCTTTTAAAAATAGAATTGATGGGAAAAAAAGGTGAATATATTTCTTTGAAAAAGTCTTTTTTTAGGAATATTATTTTTTTGTCTAATTTTATTATTTTTTTTGATATTTCTTATATTAGTTTTATAATTAATATTTTGTTCGAAAGTAGTATGATATCATTTTATTTTTTTAATAAAAGAAATAAACAATTATTACACGATTTTATTTGTCAGACGTATATAGTTTACATGTCTTCTAAAAAAGTAAAGTTAAATAATTTTAAAACTTCTAAAAACTTATTAGTGTATTCTTTAATAATTTTTATATTTATATTTGGTTTTTTAAATTTTTTACAGTTGGATGATTTCTTTTTTATTGTAAATAAAGTAAATGAATTAGATAAGATAACAGTTATTAGTAAAAAATGGAGTATAGGAAAAGGAACTAGAAATTCTGATGAATATACAGATGTTTACTTATGGGTGAATTGTATCATGGATATAGAAAGTAAAAACCAATTAGAAAAATTACAAAATGATATAGC encodes:
- a CDS encoding RHS repeat-associated core domain-containing protein; this encodes DEVLGVYGEQSQYLHSNHLGSITGITGIDGSVLGTQSYTPYGMVRNTTGNFHTRLGFIGREHDTTGLTYIRARYYDASVGRFTRVDPVRDGLNWYGYAGGNPVNYYDPYGLFSMSCPIVQSALERLAMTWGTAFAEPTPIGEVIAIGVSGGIIVKGAWDIYTYNKDKSGEGEDKNKGYDPDKGALDQLGKELEHDYKKKGKVISKEEADIIDDWCEEYDVPQHHDSNYPNSGDHWKEGKDHTHIRRRHIPYE
- a CDS encoding RHS repeat-associated core domain-containing protein; its protein translation is MGNRTRMTDSLGTTSYNYNKLNQLVSAGSINYKYDAEGKLIQKTDGSETFDYQYNAYDRLAQVTKNNTEIASYAYDPLGRRASVTENGQATNYLWDGDSLLATYVSGSMDNLYAVGSGIDEVLGVYGEQSQYLHSNHLGSITGITGTDGSVLGMRSYTPYGMMRNTTGTFNTNLGFIGRSQSSTTGLTYIRARYYDASVGRFTRVDPIKDGLNWYGYSYSNPVMYVDPYGLWSITIELYVIVGGGITIAHDENGSYFGGKLGLGLGGKAGSIDNETPRVPEPTPLIQLDPTKRKDANGDTLSEIFPDTYGDDSECSSKQESNLPDFKLGYSWNTNGAFGIGGDYGVAGGVSNNGTQLGFYTNKGGNLFVGTPGIGVNGSFEFGFQF
- a CDS encoding RDD family protein; the protein is MICDNKFKSNLIVPFSNRIIATLIDIIIIVVISYFIQIIFWDLLIHLGSLKKLVGIGVFCSYFGIMDSYLCKGQTVGKMLLKIELMGKKGEYISLKKSFFRNIIFLSNFIIFFDISYISFIINILFESSMISFYFFNKRNKQLLHDFICQTYIVYMSSKKVKLNNFKTSKNLLVYSLIIFIFIFGFLNFLQLDDFFFIVNKVNELDKITVISKKWSIGKGTRNSDEYTDVYLWVNCIMDIESKNQLEKLQNDIAKKIIDSYYLKNKINKGYLGFVLYEKACDLGTSFIWEKKHFISLPISKWQQRLNGSGKIESKK